The Acidobacteriota bacterium genome has a segment encoding these proteins:
- a CDS encoding ABC transporter ATP-binding protein, with the protein MKHFDQPLLRLQSVTKVFFTDEVETHALSGIHLEIDKGEFVSIGGPSGCGKSTLLSILGLLDSPTDGTYLLAGKSVADLPRSERAVIRNREIGFVFQSFNLIGDLTVFENVELPLTYRGVKASERRERVRDALERVGMAHRERHLPSQLSGGQQQRIAVARAVAGDPLIVLADEPTGNLDSAHGESMMELLGELHSAGATICMVTHDPRYAAHADRTVHLFDGQVVEEQSKAA; encoded by the coding sequence ATGAAACATTTCGACCAGCCCCTGCTTCGATTGCAAAGCGTCACCAAGGTCTTTTTCACCGACGAGGTGGAAACGCACGCGCTTTCGGGCATTCATCTCGAGATCGACAAAGGCGAGTTCGTTTCGATCGGGGGCCCATCAGGCTGTGGAAAGTCCACTCTTCTCTCGATTCTCGGATTGCTGGATTCGCCGACCGACGGAACCTACCTTCTCGCCGGCAAATCGGTTGCCGATTTGCCACGCTCCGAACGCGCGGTAATCCGCAATCGAGAAATAGGATTCGTGTTTCAGAGCTTTAATCTCATCGGCGACCTCACCGTGTTTGAGAATGTCGAGCTTCCGCTGACCTATCGCGGGGTTAAAGCATCCGAACGCCGCGAGCGAGTAAGGGACGCGCTCGAGCGAGTTGGCATGGCGCATCGTGAGCGACATCTGCCGAGTCAACTATCAGGCGGCCAGCAGCAGAGAATCGCGGTGGCGCGCGCGGTCGCGGGCGATCCGCTGATCGTGCTGGCCGATGAGCCTACCGGCAATCTCGATTCAGCGCACGGCGAATCGATGATGGAGCTGCTGGGCGAACTTCACAGTGCGGGCGCGACCATTTGCATGGTGACTCACGACCCGCGGTACGCGGCTCATGCAGATCGGACTGTTCACCTGTTCGACGGCCAGGTGGTGGAAGAACAATCAAAGGCGGCGTGA
- a CDS encoding sigma-54 dependent transcriptional regulator has translation MSRITSHVSRITHHVSRITFRMPNSVLIVDDEEGIRRSLAGVLADEGLSVETAASGEECIAFFERNLFSCVLLDVWLPGIDGIETLERLKAAYPDTAVIMISGHGNIETALRATRLGAVDFIEKPLQIDRTVLAVRNALRQRQLEADNRRLREQLDDENAMIGESVPIRALRQQIAVAAPTNGRILIYGESGTGKELAARAIHHQSSRVVMPFVELNCAAIPEELIESELFGHTKGAFTGATQAKRGKFEQADGGTLLLDEVGDMSLKVQSKVLRVLEEQRFEALGSNTPLQVDVRIIAATNKRLDEEIERGAFRADLFYRLNVIPFEVPPLRDRREDIPLLANYFNLKYSTAYNRAPKAFTEDAHKRLADCDWPGNVRELRNTIERVVIMAAKERITADDLPPFGTPEGVKMPPRYNFTSYREGREAYERNYILRKLGECDGNVTHTAEALGIDRSHLYRRMKALGISEKRTGGNQN, from the coding sequence TTGTCACGCATCACGTCTCACGTCTCACGCATCACGCATCACGTTTCACGCATCACTTTCCGCATGCCCAACTCAGTTCTAATAGTCGATGATGAAGAAGGAATCCGCCGCTCGCTGGCAGGAGTGCTCGCGGACGAAGGTTTGTCGGTCGAGACTGCAGCGTCGGGCGAGGAGTGCATTGCCTTCTTTGAGCGGAATCTGTTTAGTTGCGTGCTTCTGGACGTCTGGCTCCCGGGCATCGACGGCATCGAAACCCTCGAGCGATTGAAAGCCGCCTATCCGGACACGGCGGTGATAATGATCAGCGGACACGGGAACATCGAAACAGCCTTGCGGGCGACTCGGCTTGGCGCCGTGGACTTCATCGAAAAGCCGCTTCAGATAGATCGCACCGTGCTTGCCGTTCGCAACGCGCTTCGCCAGCGCCAACTCGAAGCCGACAACCGAAGGCTCCGCGAGCAACTCGACGATGAGAACGCAATGATCGGCGAGAGCGTTCCCATCCGCGCGCTTCGCCAGCAGATCGCCGTTGCCGCGCCGACCAACGGACGCATTCTGATATACGGCGAGTCGGGCACCGGGAAGGAGCTGGCCGCGCGAGCGATTCATCATCAATCTTCGCGAGTGGTAATGCCCTTCGTGGAGCTCAACTGCGCCGCCATTCCCGAAGAGCTGATCGAGTCCGAACTTTTCGGACATACGAAAGGCGCATTCACCGGCGCTACTCAAGCGAAGCGAGGCAAGTTCGAACAAGCCGACGGCGGCACGCTGCTGCTCGACGAAGTCGGCGATATGAGCTTGAAAGTCCAGTCTAAGGTGCTGCGAGTTCTCGAGGAGCAGCGATTCGAGGCTCTGGGTTCGAACACCCCGCTGCAGGTCGACGTGCGCATAATCGCAGCGACGAACAAGAGATTGGACGAAGAGATCGAGCGCGGCGCGTTTCGAGCGGATCTTTTTTATCGCCTAAACGTGATTCCATTCGAAGTGCCTCCGCTTCGCGACCGCCGCGAGGATATCCCGCTGCTTGCGAACTACTTCAATCTCAAATACTCGACTGCGTACAACCGAGCGCCGAAGGCTTTCACCGAAGACGCGCACAAGCGGTTGGCCGATTGCGATTGGCCGGGCAATGTGCGCGAACTGCGAAACACGATCGAGCGCGTGGTCATAATGGCGGCCAAGGAGCGAATCACCGCCGATGACTTGCCGCCGTTTGGAACTCCCGAGGGTGTGAAGATGCCGCCGCGGTACAACTTCACTTCGTATCGCGAAGGCCGCGAAGCCTACGAGCGCAACTACATTCTTCGGAAGCTGGGCGAGTGCGACGGCAACGTCACCCACACCGCCGAAGCGCTGGGCATCGACCGCTCACACTTGTATCGTCGAATGAAAGCGCTGGGCATTAGCGAGAAGCGAACAGGCGGCAATCAAAACTAA
- a CDS encoding DUF6599 family protein encodes MHLEKQRPAVLALILVLISPLAIGARQAPAGEDQPASAAVTPLASSSPLARLLPGSLARLRATSDIKPIGGDNLVELVGDKAAIYEEYRVTSAASREYAGVRVDVFETENQFAALGLFMFNCGASRVKPIEEDIGSGGARLDGELVFWKGTFFVRVGDPSQKPSRVSSTVREALARAVADAIVPMSAVVTRPPLLDSLPAASLVPQSQRYFLGPESLDAFLEHGRAMFEFAGDTEAVMAQYAQGEGPNSGAPQTQATGQTQAKMESVARSAPGAPDSPLKLLIVEFHTPQFATDAMARVTSYVSSLPETDQQHIIFKRTGNYLVEAVNVRDREFAESLVNSVQYPYTVKWLRNPLWPVNDPFRMEKTADMLLSTFGLLGLILATVLVGGSVFGTTIFLKRRKQQREVFSDAGGMLRLDIEPFESVMLRLPPKRSEE; translated from the coding sequence ATGCATTTGGAGAAGCAACGGCCGGCAGTGCTGGCACTCATACTAGTACTAATATCGCCCCTTGCCATCGGAGCTCGGCAGGCGCCGGCGGGGGAGGATCAACCGGCCAGCGCGGCAGTGACGCCCCTCGCATCGTCGAGCCCGCTCGCGCGATTGCTACCCGGCAGCCTCGCTCGCTTAAGGGCAACCAGCGACATAAAGCCAATAGGTGGAGACAACCTCGTCGAGCTTGTCGGAGACAAAGCGGCAATCTACGAGGAATACCGGGTCACGTCGGCCGCTTCGCGTGAGTACGCGGGAGTTCGCGTCGATGTGTTCGAAACAGAAAACCAGTTCGCGGCACTTGGGCTGTTTATGTTCAATTGCGGAGCGAGCAGGGTCAAACCCATCGAGGAAGATATAGGCTCGGGCGGCGCTCGGCTCGATGGCGAGCTGGTCTTCTGGAAAGGGACCTTCTTTGTTCGCGTTGGTGACCCAAGTCAGAAGCCTTCCCGGGTAAGCTCGACTGTTCGAGAAGCTTTGGCCCGCGCGGTTGCGGATGCGATTGTTCCGATGAGCGCGGTCGTCACCCGTCCGCCTCTGCTCGACAGCTTGCCGGCCGCGTCCCTGGTTCCGCAAAGCCAACGCTATTTCCTGGGTCCGGAATCGCTGGACGCCTTCCTTGAACATGGCCGGGCGATGTTTGAATTCGCCGGAGACACCGAAGCGGTGATGGCTCAGTACGCGCAAGGCGAAGGCCCGAACAGTGGCGCGCCGCAGACGCAGGCGACGGGTCAAACACAGGCTAAGATGGAAAGCGTTGCCCGATCGGCGCCGGGAGCACCCGATTCGCCGCTGAAGCTTCTGATCGTCGAGTTCCACACTCCGCAGTTTGCTACCGACGCTATGGCGCGCGTCACAAGCTACGTCTCATCGCTCCCCGAAACCGATCAGCAGCACATAATCTTCAAGCGGACGGGGAACTACCTGGTCGAGGCAGTGAACGTCCGGGACCGCGAGTTTGCCGAAAGCCTGGTCAACTCGGTGCAATATCCCTACACAGTGAAGTGGCTACGCAATCCGCTATGGCCGGTCAACGATCCGTTCCGCATGGAGAAAACGGCGGATATGTTGCTATCGACCTTTGGTCTGCTTGGCTTGATCCTGGCCACGGTGCTGGTAGGGGGCTCGGTATTCGGCACGACAATCTTTTTGAAGCGGCGAAAACAGCAGCGAGAAGTGTTCTCCGACGCCGGTGGCATGCTGCGCCTTGATATCGAGCCGTTCGAGTCCGTGATGCTAAGACTACCACCGAAGAGGAGTGAAGAGTGA
- a CDS encoding PH domain-containing protein yields MRCNKCGETLPDGSRFCNSCGSEMLTATGASNGPVAVGPAGAVGSYADEHEIFTVRPTLIFVLIRYIVGALITIATAALMGVLSNMKVQWVTGTVAFFVILAVALIAFSNPIYHHILRKREVYTLTNYKLEMRYGIIAKIVRNIPLRNIQDVTVTASVWQRLLNLGDIGIDSASESGKIILDDIHHPERYANMILAELRRRN; encoded by the coding sequence ATGCGCTGTAACAAGTGCGGTGAGACGCTCCCGGATGGAAGCCGCTTCTGCAATAGTTGCGGCTCGGAGATGCTTACGGCAACCGGCGCATCGAATGGGCCCGTTGCGGTTGGGCCGGCCGGGGCGGTTGGGTCTTACGCCGACGAGCACGAAATATTTACGGTAAGACCGACTCTGATTTTCGTGCTGATCCGTTACATAGTCGGCGCGTTGATCACAATCGCCACGGCGGCGTTGATGGGAGTTCTGAGCAACATGAAGGTGCAGTGGGTTACAGGAACGGTCGCCTTCTTCGTGATACTCGCCGTGGCGCTCATCGCGTTTTCAAATCCAATCTACCATCACATTTTAAGGAAGCGCGAGGTGTACACGCTTACCAACTACAAGCTCGAAATGCGATACGGAATAATCGCGAAGATCGTGCGCAACATACCGCTGCGCAACATTCAAGATGTGACCGTTACGGCATCGGTCTGGCAGCGATTGTTGAACCTCGGCGATATTGGAATCGACAGCGCCTCGGAGTCGGGCAAGATAATCCTGGACGACATACATCATCCTGAACGCTACGCGAACATGATACTCGCCGAGTTGCGGCGCCGGAACTAA
- the xerC gene encoding tyrosine recombinase XerC yields MQEYIDRFSDYLKYQRNASAHTLRNYISDLAQFYDHLCPRHSDGTRDDIDIRQIDHITIREYMAQLYQAKRKKASIARKLATLRTFFKFLCREQLLEVNPAKLVSSPRLEKRLPKVMSIDEIIQFIETPDTETVLGKRDRAIIEMLYATGCRVSEIAGMNFDDIDFKHETIRVRGKGRKERFVPFGSKAKEALGAYSEVRGALLAEAPEHKRQANAVFLNYQGTRITTRSIGRLIEKYVKECALAQAISPHSLRHSVATHLLSAGADLRAIQELLGHARLSTTQIYTHVSIEQLLRVYDKAHPRA; encoded by the coding sequence ATGCAAGAGTACATCGACCGTTTCTCCGACTATCTGAAGTATCAACGCAACGCGTCCGCGCATACTCTGCGAAACTACATCAGCGATCTCGCACAGTTTTACGATCACCTCTGCCCCAGACACTCTGACGGAACGCGCGACGACATAGACATAAGACAGATCGATCACATTACGATTCGCGAGTACATGGCGCAGCTTTATCAGGCCAAGCGAAAGAAGGCGTCAATAGCGCGGAAGCTGGCTACGCTGCGGACATTCTTCAAGTTCCTATGCCGCGAGCAACTGCTCGAAGTGAACCCCGCCAAATTGGTCTCGAGCCCGCGTCTTGAGAAGAGGCTTCCAAAAGTGATGTCGATCGACGAAATCATTCAATTCATAGAGACGCCGGACACCGAGACCGTGCTGGGTAAGCGCGATCGCGCGATAATCGAGATGTTATATGCCACGGGCTGCCGCGTATCGGAAATCGCCGGGATGAATTTCGACGACATCGACTTCAAGCACGAAACAATCCGCGTGCGAGGCAAAGGCCGCAAGGAACGCTTCGTGCCATTCGGCTCCAAGGCGAAGGAAGCTCTCGGAGCTTACTCTGAAGTGCGAGGTGCTTTGCTTGCGGAAGCGCCCGAACATAAGCGTCAGGCGAACGCTGTGTTTCTTAACTATCAAGGGACGCGAATCACGACCCGCTCGATAGGCAGGTTGATCGAGAAGTACGTAAAGGAGTGCGCGCTTGCTCAGGCCATAAGCCCCCACTCGCTTCGTCATTCAGTCGCGACTCATCTGTTATCCGCCGGGGCGGATCTGCGCGCGATTCAAGAGTTGCTTGGCCATGCGCGGCTCTCTACTACGCAGATCTATACTCATGTTTCCATTGAACAGTTGTTGCGCGTATACGACAAAGCCCATCCAAGGGCCTGA
- a CDS encoding LodA/GoxA family CTQ-dependent oxidase translates to MAATREIVACKIHPAIGIARVGNSPDKYFIGPEVPGLCETPRGGYKDAGEPRKGVPPRVKRQAARFRIFGYDRDGNAIREITAGEAIITWSVHLANKKAEWFEFRGRDGEHGTPKAPRRNPKVTDRQSLIIDPGKRTIGGPGQLAHFAGGQFMGIPVPLGEIRTEKNGRLLVIGGFGKSGTSDPTRPITHYANNDGWYDDVSDGPVTAQVTLTDGRQLTAMPAWVIVGPPDFSPPTRHFVTFHDIAMEAAISRGRMQAPSRPSFTQDIYPIFARTLDLQWVQQVALMGHGPGAGGGNFSTTLAELASNGPDHKEFRQSIFGRLRNPNATGAAAKQQANRGFMPLLSGDEGDKVSGKPGTWLSLTKTRYELMRRWAEGEFEADWKGEPIPSRKVTPEGLDRAPLENCSGGPFYPGIEAGWLMRNPEVYAEPFRFDHRQLAPGDVTKRSALPWQADFFECREHWWPAQRPDEILTLASYNSLKELEQQMAKLNPKSKAFQNLQAQRDGLWREREPWARGLPGESPAGDNAMVNDWHRLGFLVNQTKDGAPLTLNGLTQVVETERDESLSTEA, encoded by the coding sequence ATGGCTGCTACCCGTGAAATCGTCGCGTGCAAGATTCATCCGGCAATCGGGATCGCCCGCGTCGGCAATAGCCCGGACAAGTACTTTATCGGCCCGGAAGTGCCGGGCCTGTGCGAAACGCCGCGCGGAGGCTACAAAGACGCCGGGGAGCCCCGCAAAGGTGTTCCGCCTCGCGTCAAACGTCAAGCGGCCCGATTCCGCATCTTCGGCTACGATCGCGATGGCAACGCCATCCGAGAGATTACCGCCGGCGAAGCCATCATCACCTGGTCCGTTCACCTCGCGAACAAAAAGGCGGAGTGGTTTGAGTTTCGGGGACGTGATGGAGAGCACGGGACGCCAAAAGCGCCGCGGCGAAATCCCAAAGTCACGGATCGCCAGTCGTTGATCATTGATCCGGGCAAGAGGACGATCGGAGGCCCCGGTCAGTTGGCCCACTTCGCGGGCGGCCAATTCATGGGCATCCCGGTTCCGCTGGGCGAAATCCGCACAGAAAAGAATGGCCGGCTCCTTGTGATCGGCGGCTTCGGCAAATCGGGGACCTCGGACCCGACGCGGCCCATCACGCACTACGCCAACAACGACGGCTGGTACGATGACGTTTCCGATGGCCCGGTGACCGCCCAGGTCACCCTCACGGACGGGCGACAGTTGACCGCGATGCCTGCTTGGGTGATTGTCGGCCCGCCGGATTTCTCGCCCCCGACCAGGCATTTCGTCACCTTCCACGACATCGCGATGGAGGCGGCAATCAGCCGGGGACGGATGCAAGCGCCATCCCGCCCTTCTTTCACTCAGGACATCTATCCAATCTTCGCGCGCACTCTGGACTTGCAGTGGGTACAGCAGGTCGCCTTGATGGGTCACGGACCGGGGGCCGGGGGCGGGAATTTCTCGACGACTCTGGCGGAGCTGGCTAGCAACGGGCCAGACCACAAAGAGTTTCGCCAGAGCATTTTCGGCAGGCTCCGAAATCCCAACGCCACGGGCGCAGCAGCCAAGCAGCAGGCGAACCGGGGCTTCATGCCTCTGCTCTCGGGGGATGAGGGAGACAAGGTTTCGGGCAAGCCGGGGACGTGGCTCTCACTCACTAAGACTCGGTACGAGTTGATGCGACGATGGGCCGAGGGGGAATTCGAGGCGGACTGGAAGGGTGAACCCATCCCGTCGCGCAAAGTGACGCCCGAGGGTCTGGATAGGGCGCCGCTCGAGAACTGCTCGGGCGGCCCGTTCTACCCGGGCATCGAAGCCGGCTGGCTTATGCGCAACCCCGAAGTCTATGCCGAGCCATTCCGGTTTGATCACCGGCAGCTTGCACCAGGCGACGTGACCAAACGCAGCGCGTTGCCCTGGCAGGCGGACTTCTTCGAATGCCGCGAGCACTGGTGGCCCGCGCAACGGCCCGACGAGATCTTGACGCTCGCGAGCTACAATAGTCTCAAGGAACTCGAGCAGCAGATGGCGAAGCTCAACCCTAAGAGCAAAGCTTTCCAGAACCTTCAAGCGCAACGCGACGGGCTATGGCGCGAGCGAGAGCCGTGGGCGAGAGGGCTGCCCGGCGAATCGCCCGCCGGTGACAACGCGATGGTGAACGACTGGCACCGACTGGGGTTCCTCGTCAATCAAACGAAAGACGGCGCCCCGCTGACGCTGAACGGTTTGACCCAGGTCGTCGAGACTGAGCGAGACGAATCTCTGAGTACAGAGGCGTAG
- a CDS encoding tryptophan 7-halogenase, whose product MKRIDALVLGGGPTGSTIALTLARAGRAVVLIERSRYEQPRVGETLAPAARLSLASLGLWERFERQGHAQSYAIRSAWGEPKLYEQDFTFHPYGSGWHLNRQSFDTMLAEAAAEAGATVYLGGRLEETVQEAGDAWCASLRHEGERHRFQASFVVDATGRAASFARRNEAVRKAHDALVGVVGFLSPRAGRVTPEFYTLVEAKESGWWYSALLPDLRMIGIFMTDADLLPRGRGPLLAFWQARLQQTDYTRARLRSFKITHPPRVVVANSSTLDRITGSGWLAAGDAAMAFDPLSSQGISQALESGARAGQALERHLAGDAEALHQYDTQTKTVFRRYAQLYEGYYGREQRWPQSTFWQRRHASSKRMALDHIPTSATEQLTKGDDNHEQR is encoded by the coding sequence ATGAAACGAATCGATGCGCTGGTGCTTGGAGGCGGACCCACAGGCAGTACGATCGCGTTGACGCTCGCACGCGCCGGGCGCGCGGTAGTGCTCATCGAACGCTCGCGTTATGAACAGCCGCGCGTCGGCGAGACGCTTGCGCCCGCCGCCCGGCTTAGCCTGGCCAGCCTGGGTTTGTGGGAGCGATTCGAGCGGCAAGGCCACGCGCAGTCTTACGCGATCCGCTCAGCCTGGGGCGAGCCGAAACTCTACGAACAAGATTTCACGTTTCACCCCTACGGCTCGGGCTGGCATCTCAATCGGCAGTCGTTCGATACAATGCTCGCCGAAGCCGCCGCGGAGGCTGGCGCAACGGTTTACCTTGGAGGCCGTCTGGAGGAAACTGTGCAAGAGGCGGGCGACGCTTGGTGCGCCAGCCTGAGGCATGAGGGCGAGCGTCACCGATTCCAGGCTTCGTTCGTGGTGGATGCCACCGGGCGAGCAGCTTCATTTGCGCGGCGCAACGAGGCGGTCAGGAAAGCGCACGACGCCTTGGTCGGAGTCGTCGGGTTCTTATCGCCGCGTGCAGGTCGAGTCACTCCCGAATTCTACACGCTGGTGGAAGCTAAAGAGTCCGGGTGGTGGTATTCGGCTCTGCTGCCCGACCTGCGAATGATCGGCATTTTTATGACCGATGCCGATTTGCTACCCCGCGGACGCGGCCCGCTACTCGCGTTTTGGCAGGCGCGGCTGCAGCAGACCGATTACACGCGGGCGCGTCTTCGCTCGTTCAAGATCACTCATCCCCCGCGAGTGGTTGTAGCTAACAGCTCAACCCTCGACCGCATTACGGGCAGCGGTTGGCTGGCAGCCGGTGATGCCGCGATGGCTTTTGACCCGCTTTCATCCCAAGGTATTTCACAAGCGCTGGAATCAGGCGCACGCGCGGGCCAGGCACTGGAACGCCATCTCGCCGGAGATGCTGAAGCGCTGCATCAGTATGACACCCAAACAAAGACGGTTTTCAGGCGCTACGCGCAACTCTATGAAGGCTACTACGGTCGCGAGCAACGCTGGCCGCAGTCCACCTTCTGGCAACGAAGGCACGCTTCGTCTAAGCGAATGGCGCTCGATCATATTCCTACTTCAGCGACAGAACAACTCACGAAAGGAGACGACAATCATGAGCAACGCTAA
- a CDS encoding alanine racemase, producing the protein MTGPPQKFPLHDIALDDYRIDGVEGVLTPALAIYPEIVDANIRTTLRLLGGDANRWRPHVKTAKLAYIMRRLVSHHGIANFKCATALELSTVCEAGAADVVVAYPMVGANARRVRNIAEQFSKTSVSALVESREHIKPWQGSRVGLFIDLNPGMNRSGIEQDRVDEIVQLARAIKNTGQAFRGLHYYDGHLSSLALPERENVAHRGYDRLMEVTAAFERAEIEIAEIITAGTPAFPCTLSYAAFATSSFTHRASPGTVVYNDCSSMGQLPAEYGYRPAAVVVSAVVSHPSPGRFTCDAGHKTVSADSGIPTCAVIGRPEYLPSKPSEEHLPIDFFEGSPPAIGDALYLVPRHICPTVNNFDHALLVESGRIVGVERVTSRGREAPVT; encoded by the coding sequence ATGACAGGCCCGCCACAAAAGTTTCCGCTACATGATATCGCACTCGATGACTATCGGATTGATGGCGTCGAGGGAGTCTTGACGCCCGCGCTTGCGATCTATCCCGAGATAGTCGACGCCAACATCCGAACGACTTTGCGGTTATTAGGCGGCGATGCTAATCGCTGGCGGCCTCATGTGAAAACGGCGAAGCTTGCGTACATCATGCGACGGCTGGTTTCCCACCACGGCATCGCGAACTTCAAGTGCGCAACCGCGCTCGAGCTGTCGACGGTGTGCGAGGCCGGCGCTGCGGACGTCGTTGTTGCCTATCCAATGGTTGGCGCTAACGCTCGCCGGGTGAGAAATATAGCAGAGCAGTTCTCTAAAACTTCCGTGTCGGCCCTGGTTGAATCTCGCGAGCACATCAAGCCCTGGCAAGGAAGCCGCGTCGGACTGTTCATTGACCTGAACCCCGGAATGAATCGATCCGGCATCGAGCAAGATCGAGTAGATGAAATAGTCCAACTCGCGCGAGCTATAAAGAATACCGGTCAGGCCTTTCGTGGGCTGCACTATTATGACGGCCATCTCTCCTCTCTCGCTCTCCCGGAACGCGAGAATGTCGCGCATCGAGGTTACGATCGCCTGATGGAAGTCACCGCCGCCTTCGAGCGCGCGGAAATTGAGATTGCAGAGATCATAACCGCGGGGACGCCGGCCTTTCCATGCACGCTCTCCTATGCGGCTTTCGCAACATCTTCGTTCACTCATCGCGCATCGCCGGGAACGGTTGTGTACAACGACTGCTCCAGTATGGGCCAACTGCCGGCGGAGTACGGCTATCGTCCGGCTGCGGTCGTTGTTTCAGCGGTTGTCTCTCACCCATCGCCCGGCCGCTTCACTTGCGACGCGGGACACAAAACGGTTTCGGCTGACTCGGGCATTCCAACATGCGCCGTGATCGGCCGGCCGGAGTACCTGCCGTCCAAACCGAGCGAGGAACATCTTCCAATTGACTTCTTCGAGGGCTCACCGCCAGCCATAGGCGATGCGCTTTATCTTGTCCCCAGGCACATCTGTCCAACGGTTAACAACTTTGATCACGCGCTGCTGGTTGAGAGCGGCCGCATTGTTGGAGTGGAGCGGGTAACTTCTCGCGGCCGCGAAGCGCCGGTCACATGA
- a CDS encoding dual specificity protein phosphatase family protein, with the protein MKNRTGRLSAVVCALMLLAAASQAQQEPSYKELPNFHKVSERLYRGAQPRDGGIRKLAELGIKTIINLRGEDERISAEQSETKSAGLRYFNIPMPGLSAPSNEQVSSVLAIIDNPENQPVFIHCKHGSDRTGTITAIYRIWHDGWTGQRAIAEARRYGMSWAEFGMRRYIADYYKQQVRSQNQPAATTSH; encoded by the coding sequence ATGAAAAATCGAACTGGCAGGTTGAGCGCCGTGGTGTGCGCCCTGATGCTGCTCGCGGCGGCAAGCCAGGCTCAGCAGGAACCCAGCTACAAGGAGCTTCCCAATTTTCACAAAGTAAGCGAACGACTGTACCGCGGCGCGCAACCTCGCGACGGGGGTATAAGAAAACTGGCGGAGCTTGGCATAAAGACGATAATAAACCTGCGGGGCGAAGACGAGCGCATCAGCGCAGAGCAAAGCGAAACAAAGTCCGCAGGGCTGCGCTACTTCAACATCCCGATGCCGGGCCTGAGCGCGCCGTCAAACGAACAGGTCTCCAGCGTATTGGCGATAATCGATAATCCCGAGAACCAGCCGGTTTTCATTCACTGCAAGCACGGCTCCGATCGAACGGGAACTATCACCGCTATCTATCGCATCTGGCACGATGGCTGGACCGGGCAGCGCGCTATTGCGGAGGCCAGGCGCTACGGCATGAGTTGGGCAGAGTTTGGAATGAGAAGATACATCGCGGACTACTACAAACAACAGGTTCGCAGTCAGAATCAACCCGCCGCTACAACAAGCCATTGA
- a CDS encoding tyrosine-protein phosphatase: MRAFRKLSPVFVFVTSVFISLAILSVAQAAQGNKTPKCQVKNFGCVNETFYRGAQPKEQDYAGLAAMGVKTVIDLQMGGVDREQALVEAQGMKFHRIGMSDKNQPSPEQAELFLKIVNDPANQPVFVHCAGGRHRTGAMSAIYRITHDGWTAEQAFQEMKQYDFDYGMGHGSLKRYVYDYYSRIDTKGVVVTTSRNK; the protein is encoded by the coding sequence ATGCGCGCGTTTCGAAAACTCTCACCTGTATTCGTATTCGTCACATCCGTTTTTATCTCATTAGCAATCCTTTCAGTCGCGCAAGCCGCACAGGGCAACAAAACACCGAAGTGCCAGGTCAAGAATTTCGGTTGCGTCAATGAGACGTTTTACCGAGGAGCTCAGCCGAAAGAGCAAGACTATGCGGGCCTGGCTGCGATGGGAGTGAAGACAGTCATAGACCTCCAAATGGGCGGCGTAGATCGAGAGCAGGCCCTGGTCGAGGCGCAAGGCATGAAGTTCCATCGCATAGGAATGAGCGACAAAAACCAGCCTTCCCCCGAGCAGGCCGAGCTCTTCCTGAAGATAGTGAATGACCCGGCAAACCAACCCGTATTCGTGCACTGTGCCGGCGGCCGCCATCGCACTGGAGCTATGAGCGCGATTTACAGGATCACCCACGATGGATGGACGGCAGAACAGGCTTTCCAGGAGATGAAGCAATACGACTTTGACTACGGCATGGGTCACGGTTCGTTGAAGCGCTACGTTTACGACTACTACTCGCGCATCGACACAAAGGGCGTCGTAGTCACTACGAGCCGAAACAAGTAG